tatctctcctcaggagagctctataGTCCTACACTCCTACTTGACAGCTCTACAGTATACTGGCAGTGTGACTTCTCGATATTCTCCAGCATTTCCCCAAGGTAAAGCCACTCATTGACCTTGGGTGTTCTTCAGCGCACTCCTCAAGAGTAGAAAGCAAATTGAACCGATTTAAGAATATTACAGTATGCCATATGCAATTGACGAATTCTACACATTTTTAAAAATATTAAGGACGAATAATCCATGCACATGATGACCCAAGCACGCATGCCTTGCGTAAGTGACACGTACCAGACGAGCCACATGCGCACGTATCAAGtctaccgacaggtaaaatcgcccccccccaaacgctggctctaaatttgcgcttctgagtgcgggtgtgtgtgacgtcagagcgtgggtaggaggagaggttTCAGAGCTAACAGCGGCTCAGTCTCAGACTTGACCCCGTGACGTGTAGTGACTTGCAGGACATGCATGGGGAACTTCTCTACACACATATAgcatgtgacaagaggcaaaaaaaaaaaaaaaaaaaattgtataccaATTCTGtagacaatgaaaataaataacctgCTCGACACAGAAATAAATCAAGACAACGGGGACAGTCTCGTCTACACGGCTGTGCTGTGTAGACGTGCGTTGTCCTGTGCTCCGTCCGTGGATGCCCTGCCTTCCACGGAATAAACGGTGTCTAGAGGACATGGCTGACGAACATTCCTACTCGGCGGCTTCCGGGCAGTGTCCTGCCCCTGAGGAACGGCGCCTGTGGTCTGAAGAGACTGAAGAGATGGACGACTCTGCCGAACTTGACCCCCGCCTTTGTTCGGAGGACCACGTGGCCAGCGCTAGCAAGCGGCTCAAGCCGGATAATCCTGGCTGCCTCTCCCCCACTGCCTCTCCTGTTAAAGCTGCCACCGCACCCATGGAGGGTGTGCAGTCTGGTAGCTCTGAGACTGTCCTGGTCGACGGTGAGGTGCCCCTGGAGGACACGCACCCAGCCGCTCCCTCTGTTGCCCCGCGCCAACCCACCCGCCGCCGCCTAGACTTCCCCGCCGAGGCCGGGCTGACACCAGCTCAGCAATACACGTGGTTTGCATCTCTACTGAAGCAGCACGGTGAGTTGGAGCCGCTCTTCAAGGAGGGTAGGCTCCGACCTTATCTCACGGTCAGGGACGACGTCGCCTTCTACAAGCGGCTCCTCACTGAGGGGTTCCTCGACGTAGTTTTGGTCGAAAATGCAGCGGAGCGGCAGCACACTGTCATCATCCACAATGTGCCGCTCTACATGAATGCCAACCTCATTGAGACCCCAGACAACTTTCTGTGGTTAAAGCGCAGGTATGCGGGCACGGCCCCTCGCCCGCAGCTTCTTGGAGCGGTGGTTGGCCACGTCCCGACAGAGGTGCACCTCCTCGGGGTGGGTCGTAAGGCTGTGGAGCCCTACACGGCGGAGCCCGACATCTGTCGCCACTGTTGCCGGTGGGGCCATCAGGAGTGGCGCTGCAGATCGGCCCCTCGGTGCCGGTATTGTGCGGGCACGCACAAATCAGCTCTGTGCCTCCAGAAGATCCAGGCGGGCACACCCGTCCCCCGTAAGTGCTGCAACTGTGGTGGTGAGCATAACGCCCACTACCACTCCTGCCCGATGAAGCCTAAACCATCTCGGGTCGCGGCGCCTGACCACCACCCTCAGCAAGGCCGCCCTAGGCTTGTGTTccgccctgctcctctccctcagtcCTCGGCCTGGGCCCGGGGGGCTCCCTCAACGTCCGAGTTTCCGCCCCTGCCGGGCTCGTCCGCCCCTGCTGCCCCAGCCTCACCCACTGCCACCCCTGTGCCTCGCCAGGCTCCTGCTCCGGCACCCCAGCCACAGCCTACCGTCCCCCCTGTGCCGGCTGCCAGTCCCCCCGCTGTCGATGGGTCGACCCCTGTCCTCCATCAGATCCTCGCTGCAGTCACCCAGCTGCAGGAGACGCTGGCTGCAACGATCTCCAGGGTGGCGGCCTTGGAGCAGCGAGTCTCCACGCCCCCGCCTGTGCGTGAGCTCTCCTCCATCCCGGCCCCTGCTCCAGCTTCAGCCCCGGCCccgtgccctgccctgccgtCTGCTGGTGAGGCCATGGACGCCGATAGTGGGGACAGTGTGGTTCCCCCTGCGGGCCAGATGCAGAACACCCCTGCAACCCCACCGGCTGTGGTGCCTGCAGCTGCCGAGGGAACGGCCGAACCTCGCCATGGCCAGACgggtccttcaccttcacctgctgaTCCTCCACTGCAGTGGGAGGCCACACTCCAGGTGCTGCTGGCGCAGTTTGCTTCCCTGACTCAGCAGGTGGCTGAGCTCCATCATCGGATCACCCCACTCCTTGACCGGCAACCACCCCCTCCTGACCAGTGAGTGTGTCCGCCTCTTAACTTGAAATGTCAACAGGCTACATGCCCGCTTCACTGACCTTCACTCCTATGTCATCACTCATAGGCCAGATATCGTTGCTCTTCAGGAGGTTGGGCCACGGGTGTCGGACCTGAGGGGGTATGATTTATATGTCTTAGATGGCGCAGCAGGCAGTACCCGGGGGATGGCAACGTATGTCAGACAGGGGACGGCGATAGTTTTTGAGGACATGGGGATTAATGAGGGCATTGAATATATCACTGTTTCTTTACTCCATATGGGTGAAACCCTATTTTTTGTTAACACGTATGTTCATGCGGGGGCTTTAAATCTTGCTAACTTTCCTGATTATGTTCATGAGGAGCCGACTGTTCTTGTGGGGGATCTTAACTCTCGCCACCGAGATCTTGGTAGTCACCGCACCAATAATGTCAATGGTGTCCGCAGGAAGGCCTTCCTTGATGCCTCCGAGACGGCTGTCCTCACGGGGGATAATGTGCCCACATATGTTCAGGGGGGCAGGTTAGACTATGTCACTCTTTTTAACATGCCAGCTTTTACTGCCCAGACCCTTATTTCCAGGTGTTTGCTGAGTGACCACTTTGCCCTGGAGACGACCATCCCGATCCAGCCTGCCCCTGCTGTGTCCCGGAAGCGGTTGGCTGTCCCTGCTGCCGGATGCCGCGCCGTTGCCGAAGTCGGGCGTGGTACCATACTGTGAAGGGATCCTTTACCGACGCCGCCTCGCTGTACCACGGCCTGCTGGACACCGTCGAGAGTTTTGTTGCAGCTGGCAGGGTCCCTCCAAGGCCCGCCAAGCGCCGCCTGCAGACCTACGCCTCGGACCCGGCTGTCTCCAACTGTCAGCGGACCCTTGCCTCGTACCAGCGGCGCTGGCAGCAGGACCCCGCCGATCGGGCTGCCCGCGATGCCATGGTCGCTGTGGCGCGCCACCTCACTGAACTCAGACAAGAGGCCCGGTCACGACACTGGGTCGCCTTCCTTGCCAGCGTGCGCAAGACCCGCTTCCTGCGGGAGGTTTGGCACCATGTcaacagggtgagagggaggaccaAACGGCTGGTGAGTGACCCTGACCCTGCGGGCCGGGCCCAGGACCTGATGCGCCAGTGGCAGAGGGCCTCCTCCCTTGGTGGTctccctgcacaacaccaggccgAACTTGCCCGCCACAGGGAGCGGCGGATGGCCCTCGTTCAGCACCACGTCACACTTCTGGATGACACATGTGTCCCCATTACCCACGATGAACTCCTTCTTGCCGTCAAACATGGCAAGTCGACAGCCCCGGGCCACGACGGGTTGACTTACGACATTCTTAATGCCTTACTCGTTGTGCAAGGTGACAACCCCCTGCTTGACCTGTTCAACATGTCGTTTGCCGCAGGTTGCCTCCCCCCTCGGTGGAAAGCTGCATTGATCGTTCCCATCCCCAAGGGTGATGGCACCTTTCGCCCTATCTCCCTGACGAGCTGTGTGTGTAAACTGTTAGAGCGGGTGATCTTGAACAGACTTCTCTATAAGCTGGGGGACCGGCTCTCCCCAAACTTACATGGGTTTATGAAGGGCCGTTCCACAAGTGACTGTTTTCTTAAGTGCCTTAGTACAGGTAACtcgcgatttacgcgagtttggtttacgcgttttttaaataacgtggggtccaaaatccaaataaatgtttaatttaggcgttttttttcacttatacgcgatattttatggagtggccaccagatgtctcacgcaactggactcacacggccacacaagctgaactcagttcttcccgcgcgccacttgaataacaatacagtacctacgttgccacgctactcaacaataggggtgggcaggtaccgataccagcaatacggtacggtaccggtacagactgctcggtaccggtatcaatactagccagcccctataatggtgtccctcatttcttcctcacacgagagaggctgagaatgagtgcctgagtggatatctcggttctggcgacacgcggcatgcagctgtttgttgtgtgggtgtggttgtgtggtttgtaaacaatgcaaatggcggctggGCTGGGATTgtgtgaaataactcctcgtacaagactcatgatgtacagtttctgatatcatattcaccccattattctcactaatattaataattaataatgaaaacatagacatttttttccaaaatgattttttatgtagcttgtactgctccttagtcatacaatcttaagccacctgtgacatcaagaccaaGATCGTACAAATGGcacccgacggaaaaacgggataacagcaaggcatggacgatcttccaccgatttagtctttgtatagtagttattagatcgccctgtattctatggtaacatattataggacagctacggactatgaaggattataaacaataataaaggtaagtttgccgttgttgttggataagacgaaaaacagacccttaaaaacatcccaaagaagaaaaacattaaaaatttgtacattcagcgtataacgcgcagggctaaactttcaggcattttttatgtgaaaaaatgcgcgctatacgccgaaaattacggtatttatttttcgacagaaacctacctcttgtttgatttacattgtttttgaattacgcgacctcttcaagaacgcaacactcgcgtaaatcgagagttacctgtaatccAGACGTGAATTGTCGCGCTTTTGTGGACTTAAAAGGGGCCTTGATAGGGCCAACAAGGATGTCATAATGGAGGAACTCACTCTGCAGGGTGTCCGTGGAAGACTCTTAAGCTGGATCAGGGACTATTTGTATGGTAAGAGGGCGCAAGTGGTCTTCCAGGGTGCTACCTCCACGGAGGAAGTGTTTGAGCTGGGCACACCGCAAGGGGGTGTCCTCAGCCCCATGCTTTTCAACATTTTAATGGACAAAATTGCTCGGTGGCCCTTTCCGGGCAATACTCAGGTCATTATCTATGCAGATGACATCCTTGTGCAATGCAGCAGTCCTGCTCTTCTCAGTTTAGCTTTGGAGCAGCTGTCAGCGCTGTGTGAACAAATGGGCCTTGTCATCAATGAAACTAAGACGAAATTTCAAGCCAGTGGGAGGAGAGTTTCTCACCTGCCCAGCGTTAATGGCACTCCTTTAGCTAGAGTTCCTACTTACAAGTACTTAGGCGCCCCTGTCAGCTTCCAGAAATCTGTGCAGAGCGTCACTCATGTTCAGGACATCTGCCTTCCTAGGTTAGCTCCTCTTAAGGTTTTGGCTAACAGGGGCCTTGGAGTCAGCATCCCTGTCCTCaggatgttttacctttctgttgtcaggtccctcattgattatgctgcccctgttttggtacagtttagtgcggcacaacttcaccccttggaacttattcaaaatgaggccatgcgcctcattctggggtgccctagaactgcaaaacttgaggtcatgagggcagaactgaatctgtctcgtgttgtggacagaatctgggaaattacttgtcgcaccgtcagccgcctgcttcgtgctggtgcagtgccccttcaccaggcactggtaactctgcaccgtgactccagggctcctgttacctcctaccttaggaaaatttatctcatgttagcagagacgggtgtgttagaagcgtgcttaggcctagtttactccccggcccaacctgcctggcctacctatcgtgtcagtgtagacgttgaacaactacctttccctaaacgtgattggcttccccatgtcctccaggatcacttcatggtcaaactgtccaagtacccccgtgttcgggctatccatgtgtactgtgatggctccgtagatggcagcaggtcgggctgtggcgtgtttatccgggattacgcttcccccacccagtacactgacattgaggttaccaggcggctgccggggtacctgtcctcgacccgggctgagctgtatgccatccttgaggctctccacactgtagcagctttgcacgaaaatgtctacttgtttgtcgatagccaggctgcattgcatgaacttgtgtcctcctcccctgccgactgatcttgtagctaagtgcctgactgccgtccgtgcccttgaggccgcaggtgccacggtccacttcacctgggtgccctctcatgtgggcatccagctcaatgagaaggcagactgccttgctcgacgagcccttcaggatgacacagtggaccctggcactgactatacgcttagctatgttaagaatagacttaggcattattcatgtgatagcattgctacccaactcggacactgctgtgacaatggcagcgccagcagcctccactatgttagtgtctcccagcgctgtgtttacccctatgggcgacacagtgcccctcaggatgtggtagcaatgcgccttaggctaggctataggtactactgggaggttagtaactcccctggtgtctgctgcacgctctgtgccaggccgaggggccacacactgcatcactatgtcatggaatgccctctcattgctaagtttaagccacgggactgccttgacctgccccagacaatttgttggttcctgaaccatgatgtcctccctgctatcctcaaagaacaccctcagtttgcaccaaggtggtgatgccgtgtgtggcagcctgaactactgccgtgctatacaaggctgtgatctctgcactattttactttaaggactagtatttactctatctctgtattcattcccatctagtgcttgggcaatgttctctgtccccacattttattgtcttattgtccagggggaggtaccgccccctcccttgttgtgctttccttcctaccattgtatctttttagtttcatggtgctacctacacatgtattaatagttgtgtaatcacactctgtcctgcctgggggttgggatggcatgttcctcccttctcccttgttgtttacctgcatcaataaactatcaatcaatcaatcaagacaACGGGGAGCTCCGTTGAATGAAGAAGCTCACCCACGTCCAAGACCCAGACCTATACCACTCTGACGccacgggtatgggcggagtttacctataccactctttgacgtcacgggtatgggcggagtttaGTACCTTGCCTGcgcgagggaggggggatgagtttACCTGTCGGTATCAAGAATACCCAGGATCAAAGGAGCCTGTGATCCTGAGAATATCCACCAGTCAATCAGCTGCCCACGGGCCACAACCCACTAATTAAAAGAGCGGGCTTTCCTTCTTAACACCAGCAGTCCCCTTCTTGCTCCTGCCTGAGGAACATTTGCAACATGGAGCTTCACAACCTCCTGACCACTGAAAATGTTGCGGCTGTAGTTATACTCACCCAGTTACAAACATTGATTATTTACCAAACCATAAATTACCTGGAATTGATTGATGCATTTGTGTAGATGCTGGCTCGATTCAAAAACATATTCACACCCAAATATAATAACCATTTTTTTACCTAACTATCCTGCCAAACCTTCCATACGCCCAAGAGCGTAATGCAGTACGTATCTTTAACGTTTTCTACTAGCCTCATTTTCATGTTGTACGTACACTGTGCAAAAATATAATTTGAGCTAGTCAAAAAAATATTGCACTTTGTTTCTTTTCGGTAGCCTCCACGAACTTTTACATGTTTGAGAAAACATCTCTAGAATCTAGATGCACCAAAATTCTTTTCCGAACGAGCTGCATCGCAATTTGGCTGTATTTGGGAACAAATTTGTGTGTGTGACGCGGCCTTGAGACTGCCACTACTGCTCATGTCGGGTGTATCTGTTACTACTGATCTCCTCCCTAGGCCTCCTACTAGTCTCACAGTCCCACTAGTATATCCACCTTCAGTCTCGAGCTCATTTGATTGGTGATCCTTCCAGAGGCTCAGGATGTTCCAGGACCCCCCCCCACAGATTCCTCTGGAGGTTAGATCCTAACCTGGTTCTACAAGAGGGTACCATATCTGCACCTCCCCCTGGCTGCCTCTAaaacacacccacaaaaaaaaggGCTACAAAACCCTCCTTCTTTGAGATACAGGGGTCCCCTAGGTTTTGCCCTGCACCATTCATGTGCTGCAGGTTCACCTATTGGGGATGTGGATGCATCAATGGGGTCTAGTTCATAGTTGGGCCCACAGCAAACTGGGTCAGGGCtctagagaaactgcaataacacagtgaaaatatcccgtaatgaacaccactcagtggtgttcattacgggatattttcactgttattgcagtttctctaatgtataaTACACCATATGTGCCAAAAGGGGTTGATTAAAAAAGTTTCCAACAGTCACGAGTGTGAACGGGGTCACCTTCATGttcacagtgcggggctggggcttCAGGTATAGGCCGTAGAAGTGGCCTCTGGTGCAGTGACCTTTTATCTCATCAGTGGCATAGtaggtatgctgccctgacttctactcagaaggctcGGGTTTGATCCCCGGCACTCACTGGTGTTCGTTACGGGGTCAGGGCTGCAATCAAGCATTGATTCCAGCCTCTACCCATGTTTTTCAGCTTGAGTTAAGTTTTAAGGAAAGGGGTTACAGTTCCTAACCCAACCAATTCAGATCAGGGATTGGATGAATTGCTTGGCATGATCAGGGAACCAACCTACAAGAGCATAAATCACCCACCATCCACAAGAGGAATGGTTCGGCAGTAATGAGGTGTCTCATGCGGTCAACCCTTGCTCTAACGAATCAGTTGGAGAAGGGGGTGaagttatatccaaaaatctgtTATAACCAAGGGATTCAACATAGAGGCATTACAGTGAAGTACAGTGGGAGGCAGCACACTTGGTGAGGCATGGGAGGATGCAAGCGGAGGCGTTTACAGTTGACTAGGCTGACTAGTCGCGCAGCACCCAGTCGGTTTTGTTTCCACCATTTCCGACTGACCGATGTGTACATGTTTGGCCACCAAACTGAACCCCTCATTTACCAAACTTGTTTGGTATATCCCGCTTATACCAGACTGGCCCCAAAAGTTCCTTCAAGACAAAATTTGTCATATCAAGGTCTGTAAGCTAAGGTTTACAGTATGTGTGGGTTTGCCAGATAACGGCTTAGATAAGTATTCAGTGTATCAGGACTGAGTTGTGTACCCTAAGCAGAATTAGGTGTTTGTTAAGGAAGATATTGTTGACAGAATATAAAATAATCgatgaggatgactttgtgaagTGAGTACAGAGCTTAATCAAGGGAGAGGGTCTTAAGGAGAGACCAATAGAGGCTCATGATAGAGCTGGCCACTTTGAGGGAAGTTCCTGTGAGGGGATAGGGAGTtggaggtatagatagatagatactagaACATTCTTTGGAAGTCTCATCTATATTACTCAAACAGGGGACTTCTATATCACTCAAACAGATTAACAGTTTCTTCAGATTACTCAAACAGTTTAACAGTTTCTTCAGATTACTCAAACAGTTTAACAGTTTCTTCAGATTACTCAAACAGTTTAACAGTTTCTTCAGATTACTCAAATAGTTTAACAGTTTCTTCAGATCATGTGTGGAATGACTGGAATCATTAACCAGAAAGCTAACAATTTAGtaatgaatataaataaagttGCAGTTTAATTCAGATCTTTACTTAACATAGTTGAGTGTACATTACATCCTTCTAAATAAATACTGATATAATGAATATAAAGTCCATGATGTACATGAAAATGAATAATTTCTTAATACTTTTTAAATAACCTTCAAAAtaattccatttatttttttccacaggAGAGTGAAGTGATGATGGTGACTCTGGCAGGATCTCCCTTCCTTTAATTGCCATCATCGTCTTGGTCATCAGAGTCATAGTAGCAGGTGTCCTGAGAGGTGCCTCGCTCGCTGCTTATCAAGTCAACTATGGTGTTCAGCAGCATGCCCTCCTTGCTGTTTCTATCCCAGCGGGTGATGCCAGGGTGACTGATTTTGTACTCAAGAAGGTGATCTAACTCATTTCTTAAACTCTGAAAATATTGAGTATAATTAGTCATTTTACATAGAAATGTTGAGCATGTATAGATATAACATGAAAAGATGTAGTGGATAAGTGGGTGTCAACTCACAGCCCATACAGTCTACTGAAGTGATTATGAGCCCCCTTGAGAGCTCTATATCCTAACAAAAGGCCTTTGGCTTACTACCCAGCACCGGAATCGAACCAACGTGTTGGTGTCCTTGCCTGCCTTGCCACCCAAGGGCTAATAAGGAAGGAGATAAGTCACCcatttgccttccttctttgATACAGCTCGGTGGGGTTAGCTGAAAAGGCAAATGGGTGGCTTGCCTCCTTCCTTGTAGTCCCTCGGGTTCGATTCTGGTAATGGCTAGTAAACAACTTGTTATTAACTTAAAAGGCCTATTGTTAGGATAGAGAAGTCCTAAGGGGCCTCATTGTCACTTCTCTTACCCAACTGAGTGGTGCACAGAGGATATGGTTGATGTCATGAAGTTGTTTAAGTGCCTTGGCTAACAAGTCCATGTAATGTAGTTACCTACCAAGCAACTGTGGGTATTGATAAAAACAGCATTCTATCACTGCTCAACAAGCCAAGAACTCCAGTAAATCCTCTAGTAGGAAAATTTGGGGCATAGGGCTAGGGTTGTAAATTCCTGGGAATTTTGAACTGGAAAGAACAGGGAAACTTTCCAAGGGAATTTTCAGGAATTTTGGGGaactttgaagaaaaaaaatacgtttGCCTATGACACCTTTAGGATGATTGTTTTAGGCTGAGGTTATTGTTACCTTGTCAGACTTCAATTCTAGGGGGCTGTTGAAGAATGTCCCTTAGCCCGTTGGTGGTGCAGGTAGGATATTTTAAGTGACACCTATTGAGGCTCATGCCGCCCTCCAGTGCTCTCAGATGCACTCACAATCAGAGACAGAATTCATAGCAGCATGTGGGTATTCCGTTACTCAACGACAGCTTGAAATTGTATGTAAATACAATTTTTATTGCTTGAAAATGTTTAATTAATGGTTAGATTAACCAAAACTGGTATATTTATAACCAAAATACACGTGTGAAAAATGtgaaaattcccaaaattcccaGAAACTTTCCCAAACTTTGCAAGCCTACAAAGGGCCCTCTGCCAGTCCCATAACATAAGTCTGTTATTCAATTAAGTTAGTAGGGCCTCTACCCCAATCATGCCTATTTGAGAGGATTTACTATAGCTCTTGGCAGGTTGAGCAGTGATTGGATGCTGtttttacaatatatatatatatatatatatatatatatatatatatatatatatatatatatatatatatatatatatatatatatatatatatatatatatatatatatatatatatatatatatatatatatatacagtaaaaccccgattatccgaaaaaccagattatccgaaattgatctggataatgcaattattatttttttttttctatactaaaacgttataaaacatcaaaaataaataaaagtaactacatatgtactatattaacacatttaaaattgataagaacagttaaaatgaatatgctttctaataatGTAttgcgaaatagcttgtaacgaatagatcaatgtattagacaaaaaacattaaacaaactctcaacaacaccacgtccgcaccttcgccccagcaaggacgtaggtgcggcgaacgaacaaactactgcacgactactctcacaccgtactctcaagacaacgacacaaacacgactcccctctccactccatgccacattccccttccaacatacgagttgcgcgataatatgagtcatcatactgtgtctccacctgcacgatgcatcaaggtcacacttgcaagcttgcacaaccattcacaattcagatctgcaacgctcacaagtatcaacatacactggtccagacaaggaga
The Eriocheir sinensis breed Jianghai 21 chromosome 12, ASM2467909v1, whole genome shotgun sequence DNA segment above includes these coding regions:
- the LOC126997263 gene encoding uncharacterized protein LOC126997263, producing the protein MPCLPRNKRCLEDMADEHSYSAASGQCPAPEERRLWSEETEEMDDSAELDPRLCSEDHVASASKRLKPDNPGCLSPTASPVKAATAPMEGVQSGSSETVLVDGEVPLEDTHPAAPSVAPRQPTRRRLDFPAEAGLTPAQQYTWFASLLKQHGELEPLFKEGRLRPYLTVRDDVAFYKRLLTEGFLDVVLVENAAERQHTVIIHNVPLYMNANLIETPDNFLWLKRRYAGTAPRPQLLGAVVGHVPTEVHLLGVGRKAVEPYTAEPDICRHCCRWGHQEWRCRSAPRCRYCAGTHKSALCLQKIQAGTPVPRKCCNCGGEHNAHYHSCPMKPKPSRVAAPDHHPQQGRPRLVFRPAPLPQSSAWARGAPSTSEFPPLPGSSAPAAPASPTATPVPRQAPAPAPQPQPTVPPVPAASPPAVDGSTPVLHQILAAVTQLQETLAATISRVAALEQRVSTPPPVRELSSIPAPAPASAPAPCPALPSAGEAMDADSGDSVVPPAGQMQNTPATPPAVVPAAAEGTAEPRHGQTGPSPSPADPPLQWEATLQVLLAQFASLTQQVAELHHRITPLLDRQPPPPDQCLLSDHFALETTIPIQPAPAVSRKRLAVPAAGCRAVAEVGPGRVPPRPAKRRLQTYASDPAVSNCQRTLASYQRRWQQDPADRAARDAMVAVARHLTELRQEARSRHWVAFLASVRKTRFLREVWHHVNRVRGRTKRLVSDPDPAGRAQDLMRQWQRASSLGGLPAQHQAELARHRERRMALVQHHVTLLDDTCVPITHDELLLAVKHGKSTAPGHDGLTYDILNALLVVQGDNPLLDLFNMSFAAGSPIGDVDASMGSSS